One part of the Moorena sp. SIOASIH genome encodes these proteins:
- a CDS encoding DUF6036 family nucleotidyltransferase: MLNQDFKEFIQLLKDNQVKYLVIGGYAVAVHGHPRYTKDIDIWIEMSPENAQKMMVALTQFGFGSLGLAAEDFQTPDQIIQLGYPPNRIDLITTPDGIDFETCYQAKIEVIIDDISVNFIDLDNLIKNKQASGRLQDLADVENLQD; the protein is encoded by the coding sequence ATGCTCAACCAAGACTTCAAAGAGTTTATACAATTATTAAAAGATAATCAAGTAAAGTATTTAGTGATTGGTGGTTATGCAGTAGCCGTACATGGTCATCCTCGCTATACCAAAGATATTGATATTTGGATAGAAATGAGTCCAGAGAATGCTCAAAAAATGATGGTAGCATTAACCCAATTTGGTTTTGGTAGTTTGGGGTTAGCTGCTGAAGATTTCCAAACACCAGACCAAATTATACAATTAGGTTATCCACCTAATCGAATAGATTTAATTACTACTCCAGATGGGATAGATTTTGAAACCTGTTATCAGGCTAAAATCGAGGTAATCATTGACGATATATCGGTTAATTTTATTGATTTAGACAATCTTATAAAAAATAAACAAGCATCAGGAAGGTTACAAGATTTAGCTGATGTGGAAAATTTACAAGATTGA
- a CDS encoding tetratricopeptide repeat protein codes for MITYSTISVFCLKVASATLLCLLSPILAPENLGVAPAVAQTTPDQAREFVEQFHTLSREEGYQYQVSAALILKGILYTAQAELDKALETLELGLAITKPTRSRRLEDTLLFLIGRIYNDKGKYLKALEVYQQSLGIRRELGKRKHEGIALNTILVDYKQKQYDQAIDYDQQGLAIHREVKNQAGESTTLVNLGQVYEKQGKSQQSRDYYQHALAISPKHENLTVKGLNFWEIGVAYFKVGKHEQAIDYYQQALEIFRELKNYPHQASLLRVLGVAQIRQGNYEQALEYYQQLLAIARQIKEPYQEIIALNFLGQISNYQGKYDHALDYYQQALTITKKIDDQKTSANLLNNIGGFYSNWGKYNHALDYYQQALTISKRLNDSLGIATTLNNIGSIYQNQRKYPQALDYYQQALGINQELGDLGRVRVATNLNNIASVYQSQGEYDRALDYYQQALAIAEDIGIRSG; via the coding sequence ATGATTACTTACTCTACTATTTCTGTATTCTGTCTCAAGGTAGCTAGTGCTACCTTACTGTGCCTGCTCTCACCGATCTTAGCTCCAGAAAATCTGGGAGTTGCTCCAGCAGTGGCACAAACGACTCCAGACCAAGCTCGGGAATTTGTTGAGCAATTTCATACCCTGAGTCGAGAAGAGGGTTATCAATATCAGGTTAGTGCAGCCCTGATCTTGAAGGGAATACTGTATACTGCTCAAGCGGAATTGGATAAAGCGCTAGAAACCCTGGAGCTTGGGTTAGCCATTACTAAACCAACTCGGAGTCGGAGATTAGAAGATACTCTCTTGTTTCTGATTGGAAGGATTTACAACGACAAAGGAAAGTATCTCAAAGCTCTAGAGGTTTACCAGCAATCCCTAGGGATTCGGCGAGAATTGGGGAAACGTAAGCATGAAGGAATTGCGCTGAATACTATTTTGGTTGACTATAAACAGAAACAGTATGACCAAGCCATTGATTATGATCAGCAAGGGTTAGCTATTCACCGGGAAGTTAAGAATCAGGCTGGGGAAAGCACCACCCTTGTTAATCTTGGTCAGGTTTATGAAAAACAGGGAAAGTCTCAGCAATCGAGAGACTATTATCAACACGCTTTAGCTATTTCCCCAAAACATGAAAATCTGACTGTAAAAGGTCTAAATTTTTGGGAAATTGGGGTAGCTTATTTTAAAGTTGGCAAGCATGAGCAAGCCATAGACTACTACCAACAAGCCTTAGAGATTTTTCGAGAACTTAAAAATTACCCCCATCAAGCAAGTCTCCTGAGAGTGCTTGGAGTAGCTCAAATCAGACAAGGAAACTATGAGCAAGCCCTGGAGTATTATCAGCAACTCCTAGCCATTGCCCGACAAATCAAAGAGCCTTATCAAGAAATAATCGCTCTCAATTTTCTTGGGCAAATTTCCAACTATCAGGGAAAGTATGACCATGCCCTAGATTACTACCAGCAAGCCTTGACCATTACTAAAAAAATTGATGACCAGAAAACTAGTGCAAACCTCCTCAATAATATTGGGGGATTTTACAGCAATTGGGGAAAGTACAACCATGCCCTAGATTACTACCAGCAAGCCTTAACCATTAGCAAAAGGTTAAACGACTCCTTAGGAATTGCGACTACACTCAACAACATTGGCTCAATATATCAGAACCAACGGAAGTATCCCCAAGCTCTAGACTATTATCAGCAAGCTTTAGGGATTAACCAAGAGTTGGGCGATCTTGGTCGTGTACGTGTTGCTACTAACCTCAATAATATTGCCTCAGTTTACCAGAGTCAGGGTGAGTATGACCGAGCGTTAGACTACTACCAGCAAGCTTTAGCCATTGCTGAAGACATTGGTATACGCTCAGGGTAA
- a CDS encoding FAD-binding oxidoreductase, translated as MTTPQAIDWNSLASELTEIEIINDPTQVAKLSLDYYHFSPVLESQLKDKRGDMVVRPTTVAEVLEIARVCVKYKAPLTVRGSGTGNYGQCIPLNGGLILDTTRLNQINWIKPGLASVQPGVKLAAFDKEAHKIGWELRMAPSTYRTATIGGFIGGGSGGIGSITYGVLRDRGNLHAVQVVTLEDQPRVIELRSDQVQKVNHAYGTNGIITELEIPLGPVYPWAEVIVVFDDFMTAARFGQALGDADGLIKKLISIHAWPIPSYFAALSNYLPEAKHCALLMIAESSLEPFQDLVREYGGEVTYQKTALEASKGVSLAEFTWNHTTLHARSVDPSLTYLQTSFVNLEQVEHFYQHFGDEVIMHLEFMRVAGQLIPVGLQIVRYSSEDRLNEIIRYHEEYGAMIANPHTYILEDGGMKTVDIEQLRFKEIVDPYGLMNPGKMRAWESR; from the coding sequence ATGACAACCCCACAAGCTATTGACTGGAATTCCCTAGCCTCGGAACTTACCGAAATAGAAATTATTAATGACCCGACCCAAGTCGCTAAATTATCCCTAGACTACTACCACTTCAGTCCCGTACTGGAATCCCAGCTTAAGGATAAACGGGGGGATATGGTAGTTCGTCCCACTACGGTGGCGGAAGTCCTGGAAATAGCTAGGGTTTGCGTTAAGTACAAAGCTCCCCTAACCGTAAGAGGCTCAGGCACTGGTAATTATGGTCAGTGTATCCCCCTCAACGGTGGTCTGATTCTTGATACTACTCGCCTGAATCAGATTAACTGGATTAAACCGGGTTTAGCCTCTGTTCAGCCTGGGGTCAAGCTAGCCGCCTTTGACAAAGAAGCTCATAAAATTGGCTGGGAATTGCGCATGGCTCCCTCTACCTATCGTACCGCTACTATTGGTGGGTTTATTGGTGGCGGGAGTGGCGGCATTGGTTCCATTACTTATGGAGTATTACGCGATCGCGGAAATCTTCATGCTGTGCAAGTGGTCACCCTCGAAGACCAGCCCCGTGTGATCGAATTACGGTCAGATCAGGTACAGAAGGTCAATCACGCCTATGGCACCAATGGCATTATCACTGAATTAGAAATACCCCTAGGGCCAGTTTATCCTTGGGCTGAAGTGATTGTAGTCTTTGATGACTTTATGACTGCTGCGAGATTTGGTCAAGCCTTAGGTGATGCCGATGGCTTGATTAAGAAACTGATTAGCATTCACGCTTGGCCAATTCCATCCTACTTTGCCGCTCTCAGCAACTACCTTCCCGAAGCTAAGCACTGTGCCTTGCTGATGATCGCAGAATCTTCCCTAGAACCATTCCAGGATTTAGTTCGGGAGTATGGTGGAGAAGTCACTTACCAGAAGACTGCCCTAGAAGCCAGTAAGGGAGTCAGCCTAGCAGAGTTCACCTGGAATCATACCACCTTACACGCCCGTAGTGTTGATCCCAGCCTCACCTATTTACAAACCTCATTTGTGAATCTGGAACAGGTGGAGCATTTTTATCAGCACTTTGGGGATGAAGTGATCATGCATTTAGAATTCATGCGAGTGGCAGGACAACTCATACCAGTGGGACTACAAATCGTTCGGTATAGTTCTGAAGACCGTTTAAATGAGATTATTCGCTATCACGAAGAGTATGGCGCTATGATTGCTAATCCCCACACCTACATCTTAGAAGATGGGGGTATGAAAACCGTTGATATAGAACAGTTGCGGTTTAAGGAAATAGTTGATCCCTATGGATTGATGAATCCCGGTAAAATGCGAGCCTGGGAGTCTCGGTAG
- a CDS encoding DNA recombination-mediator protein A gives MSQPIETASIDTLAQELAAIQQTGSKRIALLGSRHVPITHQNLIEMMSYALVQAGNRLITSGATGTNLAAIRGAMRADPSLLTVILPQSLQRQPLESRKYLEKVMHLVENPQNDTLSLAEASALCNAEIVARCQQLICFAFHDSRTLLNTCKEAEQQSKVVTLFYFD, from the coding sequence TTGAGTCAACCAATAGAGACCGCCAGTATCGATACATTAGCCCAGGAACTCGCAGCCATACAGCAAACTGGTTCTAAGCGAATTGCCTTGTTGGGTTCACGTCACGTTCCGATCACCCATCAGAATCTAATTGAGATGATGAGCTATGCCTTAGTGCAAGCCGGTAATCGTCTGATTACCTCTGGTGCCACTGGAACCAACTTAGCTGCCATTCGAGGTGCTATGCGAGCCGATCCCTCATTGCTAACGGTAATTTTGCCCCAAAGTCTTCAGCGACAACCACTGGAATCCCGAAAATACTTGGAGAAGGTAATGCATTTGGTGGAAAACCCCCAAAATGATACCTTGTCTCTCGCTGAAGCTAGTGCCTTGTGTAATGCCGAAATTGTTGCCCGGTGTCAGCAGTTGATTTGTTTCGCATTCCATGATAGCCGTACCCTCCTGAACACCTGTAAGGAGGCGGAACAGCAAAGCAAGGTTGTTACTCTGTTCTATTTTGATTAA
- a CDS encoding MAPEG family protein: protein MHLSGSGILLYCIVGATVLIYLPFLVVGYSRFKLGYDKSAPRAMFDKLPPYAQRANWAHQNSFETFIVFSAAALMAYITGQNSTLAIGCAIAFVIARVFYSVFYILDIPLGRSLMFGIGSLSTGTLFVLSLSSVSG, encoded by the coding sequence ATGCATCTATCCGGTTCGGGAATTTTACTTTACTGTATTGTGGGGGCAACGGTTTTAATCTATCTACCATTTCTGGTAGTTGGCTACAGCCGTTTCAAACTAGGCTATGACAAGAGTGCCCCTCGCGCCATGTTTGATAAGCTACCGCCCTATGCCCAACGAGCGAATTGGGCACATCAGAACTCCTTTGAAACCTTTATTGTATTTAGCGCAGCCGCTTTGATGGCCTATATAACGGGTCAGAATTCAACCCTCGCCATCGGGTGTGCGATCGCATTTGTAATTGCCCGAGTCTTCTACTCGGTGTTTTACATTCTCGATATTCCCTTGGGGCGATCGCTGATGTTTGGCATCGGCTCTCTTTCCACTGGTACTCTGTTTGTTCTGAGTCTAAGCAGCGTCAGTGGCTAG
- a CDS encoding YajQ family cyclic di-GMP-binding protein, which produces MASTYSFDIVSDFDRQELVNAVDQTIREIKSRYDLKDTKTTVELGEESITINTDSEFTLDAVHTVIRTKAAKRELSQKIFDYGKVESASGNRVRQEITLKKGISQEYSKKITKLIRDEFKKVQASIQGDSVRVSSKSKDDLQDIIQRLKQEDLPIALQFTNYR; this is translated from the coding sequence ATGGCTAGTACCTATTCTTTTGATATTGTTAGTGACTTTGATCGACAAGAGTTGGTCAATGCTGTGGATCAAACTATTCGTGAAATCAAAAGTCGTTACGACCTCAAAGATACTAAAACCACTGTTGAATTAGGAGAAGAATCTATCACCATCAATACTGATAGTGAATTCACCCTAGATGCTGTGCATACTGTTATTCGTACCAAAGCCGCGAAACGGGAACTTTCGCAAAAAATCTTCGACTATGGTAAAGTAGAATCAGCTAGTGGTAATCGTGTCCGCCAAGAAATCACGCTAAAAAAAGGCATTAGCCAAGAATATAGTAAAAAAATCACCAAATTGATTCGAGATGAATTTAAAAAAGTACAAGCCTCGATTCAAGGTGATTCAGTTAGAGTATCTAGCAAATCTAAGGATGACTTACAAGATATCATCCAGCGGTTGAAGCAAGAAGATTTGCCGATTGCTTTGCAATTTACTAACTATCGCTAA
- the hemL gene encoding glutamate-1-semialdehyde 2,1-aminomutase, producing MVSTTSFKTTKSQEIFSAAQELMPGGVSSPVRAFKSVGGEPIVFDRVEGAYIWDVDGNQYIDYVGTWGPAICGHAHPEVIGALHEALDKGTSFGAPSALENVLAEMVIDAVPSIKMVRFVNSGTEACMAVLRLMRAFTGRDKIIKFSGCYHGHADMLLVQAGSGVATLGLPDSPGVPKSATANTLTATYNDLEAVKALFEQYPNEIAGVILEPVVGNSGFITPVPGFLEGLREVTQNHGALLVFDEVMTGFRIAYGGAQEKFGITPDLTTLGKIIGGGLPVGAYGGRKDIMSMVAPAGPMYQAGTLSGNPLAMTAGIKTLELLKKPGTYEQLDSITKKLSEGLLQIAKDAGHATTGGYISAMFGMFFTGVPVHNFDDAKTSDLAKFTPFHRGMLERGIYLAPSQFEAGFTSLAHTEEDIDRTLAAAKEVISGIKP from the coding sequence TTGGTTAGCACTACCTCGTTTAAAACCACCAAATCACAAGAAATTTTCAGCGCTGCCCAGGAGCTAATGCCAGGAGGGGTCAGCTCCCCAGTCAGAGCCTTTAAATCAGTAGGGGGAGAACCGATTGTATTTGACCGAGTTGAAGGAGCATACATCTGGGATGTAGATGGAAACCAATACATTGACTATGTAGGTACCTGGGGACCAGCCATTTGCGGTCATGCTCATCCGGAAGTTATTGGGGCATTGCACGAGGCTCTAGACAAGGGTACCAGTTTTGGAGCTCCCTCCGCTCTAGAAAACGTGCTAGCAGAAATGGTGATTGACGCCGTTCCTAGTATTAAAATGGTGCGGTTTGTTAATTCTGGCACCGAAGCCTGTATGGCAGTGCTGCGCCTGATGCGTGCCTTCACAGGACGGGACAAAATTATCAAATTTTCCGGCTGCTACCATGGTCACGCTGATATGCTGCTGGTACAAGCTGGTTCTGGAGTGGCTACTCTAGGTTTACCGGATTCCCCTGGTGTTCCTAAGTCGGCCACTGCTAATACTTTAACCGCTACCTATAATGACCTAGAGGCCGTTAAAGCTTTATTTGAACAATATCCCAATGAGATTGCTGGGGTCATCCTAGAACCTGTGGTGGGGAATTCTGGTTTCATCACTCCTGTACCTGGTTTTCTTGAAGGCTTGCGGGAAGTGACTCAAAACCATGGTGCTTTACTGGTGTTTGATGAAGTCATGACTGGCTTCCGGATTGCCTACGGTGGTGCTCAGGAAAAATTTGGCATCACTCCTGACTTGACTACCCTAGGGAAAATTATCGGTGGTGGTTTGCCCGTGGGAGCCTATGGCGGACGAAAGGATATCATGTCCATGGTGGCACCAGCAGGGCCAATGTATCAAGCCGGAACCCTTTCTGGGAATCCTCTAGCCATGACAGCAGGCATTAAAACCCTGGAGTTACTGAAGAAACCGGGTACCTATGAACAGCTAGATAGTATTACTAAAAAGCTCTCCGAGGGATTACTGCAAATTGCTAAAGATGCTGGTCATGCCACTACTGGTGGTTACATCAGCGCTATGTTTGGCATGTTCTTTACTGGTGTTCCTGTTCACAACTTCGATGATGCCAAAACCTCTGATTTAGCCAAATTCACTCCTTTCCATCGGGGCATGTTAGAGCGTGGGATCTACCTAGCACCCTCACAGTTTGAAGCAGGATTTACTTCCCTAGCTCACACCGAGGAGGATATTGACCGCACATTAGCAGCAGCTAAGGAAGTCATCTCTGGTATCAAGCCATAG
- the hisIE gene encoding bifunctional phosphoribosyl-AMP cyclohydrolase/phosphoribosyl-ATP diphosphatase HisIE, whose translation MSVSEPTSINQAIPVDQIRYNDQGLVPAIVQDYLDGTVLMMAWMNRESLQKTLDTGETWFWSRSRQELWHKGATSGHLQKIKSIRYDCDSDALLVTAEQIGDIACHTGERSCFHRVGAKKVDPPADTLSQLFEIICDRRDHPVEGSYTCKLLNGGDNKILKKIGEEAAEVVMACKDDDPDAIASEVADLLYHTLVAMAYHQVDVPDVYRKLQQRRR comes from the coding sequence ATGTCAGTATCTGAACCGACTTCGATTAACCAAGCTATCCCAGTTGACCAAATTCGCTACAACGATCAAGGACTAGTGCCAGCCATTGTCCAAGATTACCTAGATGGTACGGTACTAATGATGGCTTGGATGAATCGGGAGTCATTGCAAAAAACCCTCGATACAGGAGAAACCTGGTTTTGGAGTCGCTCTCGTCAGGAATTGTGGCACAAGGGTGCTACATCTGGGCATTTACAAAAGATAAAATCTATCCGCTACGACTGTGACAGTGATGCTTTACTGGTGACGGCGGAACAAATTGGTGATATTGCCTGCCATACCGGTGAGCGTAGCTGTTTCCATCGAGTGGGGGCTAAGAAAGTAGACCCTCCAGCAGATACCTTGTCTCAGTTGTTTGAGATAATTTGCGATCGCCGTGACCATCCCGTAGAAGGGTCCTATACCTGTAAGTTGTTGAACGGTGGGGATAATAAGATTCTTAAAAAAATTGGGGAAGAAGCGGCAGAAGTGGTAATGGCGTGTAAGGATGATGACCCGGATGCGATCGCATCTGAAGTAGCGGACTTGCTCTATCACACCCTAGTTGCTATGGCTTACCATCAGGTTGATGTACCGGATGTTTATCGGAAATTGCAACAGCGCCGTCGATAG
- a CDS encoding DUF4351 domain-containing protein has protein sequence MAYDNICKYLAENYPADLVRWIHGIDVTEISVLKTELNTEPIHADSLTLLQTANQILQWEFQTLPASKPSLPLRMLKYWVRLKEKYNCPIEQVVIFLKFTTSSKAYTNQLLEGNTSHGYRVIRMWEQDPEQFLANPALLPFATLAFSESPKRLLEQVAAAVDRIEEPLAFTNISACTQLLAGLRFDKGLIGELFPEEVMQESVIYQKIIQKGHQLGLLEGKREGLLEGRQEEGYAIVIRQLTRRFGNVEDQLLEGIQKLSVAQLEELSEALLDFETITDLTVWLTEHQQ, from the coding sequence TTGGCATACGATAATATCTGTAAATATCTCGCCGAAAACTACCCAGCTGATTTGGTCAGGTGGATTCATGGTATTGATGTGACTGAAATATCGGTTTTGAAAACTGAGTTAAATACCGAACCGATTCACGCCGATTCCTTGACGCTGCTGCAAACGGCAAATCAAATATTGCAGTGGGAATTTCAAACCCTGCCAGCTTCCAAGCCATCCCTACCATTGCGCATGCTCAAGTATTGGGTCAGACTCAAAGAAAAGTATAACTGTCCCATAGAGCAGGTAGTGATATTTCTCAAGTTCACCACCTCATCTAAAGCTTATACTAACCAGTTGCTGGAGGGTAACACCAGCCATGGCTATCGAGTAATCAGGATGTGGGAGCAAGACCCTGAGCAATTTTTGGCCAATCCCGCCTTATTGCCTTTTGCCACTTTAGCATTCAGTGAGTCTCCTAAACGATTATTAGAGCAAGTGGCGGCAGCAGTGGATAGGATTGAAGAACCACTAGCTTTTACTAACATATCCGCTTGTACCCAGTTACTAGCTGGTTTGCGGTTCGACAAAGGGTTGATAGGAGAATTATTTCCGGAGGAAGTGATGCAAGAGTCTGTAATTTATCAGAAGATAATTCAAAAAGGACATCAACTGGGTTTACTCGAAGGAAAACGCGAAGGTTTACTGGAAGGAAGGCAAGAGGAAGGGTACGCGATCGTTATACGTCAACTGACCCGTCGGTTTGGTAATGTTGAGGATCAGCTACTTGAGGGGATTCAAAAGCTTTCTGTTGCTCAATTGGAGGAGTTGAGCGAGGCGCTGTTGGATTTTGAGACCATCACAGATTTGACGGTATGGTTGACTGAGCATCAGCAATAA
- a CDS encoding DUF4351 domain-containing protein: MAYDNICKYLAENYPADLVRWLHGIEVTEISVLKTELNTEPIHADSLTLLQTANQILQWEFQTLPASKPSLPLRMLKYWVRLKEKYNCPVEQVVIFLKFTTSSKAYTNQLLEGNTSSHGYRVIRMWEQDPEQFLANPALLPFATLAFSESPKQLLEQVAAEVDRIEEPLAFTNISACTQLLAGLRFDKGLIGELFPEEVMQESVIYQKIIQKGHQLGLLEGKREGKLEGKREGLLEGKREGRQEEGYSILRRLITRRFGNVEEQLLERIKKLSVVQLEELSEALLDFETITDLTVWLTEHQQ, encoded by the coding sequence TTGGCTTACGATAATATTTGTAAATATCTCGCCGAAAACTACCCAGCTGATTTGGTCAGGTGGCTTCATGGTATTGAAGTTACTGAAATCTCGGTGCTCAAAACTGAGTTAAATACTGAACCGATTCACGCCGATTCCTTGACCCTGCTGCAAACCGCTAATCAAATCCTACAGTGGGAATTTCAAACCCTGCCAGCTTCCAAGCCATCCCTACCATTGCGAATGCTCAAGTATTGGGTCAGACTCAAGGAAAAGTATAACTGTCCCGTTGAGCAGGTAGTGATATTTCTGAAGTTCACCACCTCATCTAAAGCTTATACTAACCAGTTGCTGGAGGGTAACACCAGCAGCCATGGCTATCGAGTAATCAGGATGTGGGAGCAAGACCCTGAGCAATTTTTGGCCAATCCCGCCTTATTGCCTTTTGCCACTTTAGCATTCAGTGAATCTCCTAAACAATTATTAGAGCAAGTGGCGGCAGAAGTGGATAGGATTGAAGAACCACTAGCTTTTACTAACATCTCCGCTTGTACCCAGTTACTAGCTGGTTTGCGGTTCGACAAAGGGTTGATAGGAGAATTATTTCCGGAGGAAGTGATGCAAGAGTCTGTAATTTATCAGAAGATAATTCAAAAAGGACATCAACTGGGTTTACTGGAAGGAAAACGCGAAGGAAAACTCGAAGGAAAACGCGAAGGTTTACTGGAAGGAAAACGTGAAGGAAGGCAAGAGGAAGGGTACTCAATCCTTAGACGTCTGATTACCCGTAGGTTTGGTAATGTTGAGGAGCAGCTACTTGAGAGGATTAAAAAGCTTTCTGTTGTTCAATTGGAGGAGTTGAGCGAGGCGCTGTTGGATTTTGAGACCATCACAGATTTGACGGTATGGTTGACTGAGCATCAGCAATAA
- a CDS encoding DUF4351 domain-containing protein → MAYDNICKYLAENYPADLVRWLHGIEVTEISVLKTELNTEPIHADSLTLLQTANQILQWEFQTLPASKPSLPLRMLKYWVRLKEKYNCPIEQVVIFLKFTRSEKVYTNQLLETNTSHRYRVIRMWEQDPEQFLANPALLPFATLAFSESPKQLLEQVAAAVDRIEEPLAFTNISACTQLLAGLRFDQRLITELFPEEVMQESVIYQKIIQKGHQLGLLEGKREGLLEGKREGLLEGKQEEGYSIVIRQLTRRFGNVDDQLQQGIQKLSVAQLEELSEALLDFETVTDVAVWLASHQQ, encoded by the coding sequence TTGGCTTACGATAATATTTGTAAATATCTCGCCGAAAACTACCCAGCTGATTTGGTCAGGTGGCTTCATGGTATTGAAGTTACTGAAATCTCGGTGCTCAAAACTGAGTTAAATACTGAACCGATTCACGCCGATTCCTTGACCCTGCTGCAAACCGCTAATCAAATCCTACAGTGGGAATTTCAAACCCTACCAGCTTCCAAGCCATCCCTACCATTGCGCATGCTCAAGTATTGGGTCAGACTCAAAGAAAAGTATAACTGTCCCATAGAGCAGGTAGTGATATTTCTGAAATTCACTCGCTCAGAAAAAGTTTATACTAACCAGTTGCTGGAGACTAACACCAGTCATCGCTATCGAGTAATCAGGATGTGGGAGCAAGACCCTGAGCAATTTTTGGCCAATCCCGCCTTATTGCCCTTTGCCACTTTAGCATTCAGTGAATCTCCTAAACAATTATTAGAGCAAGTGGCGGCAGCAGTAGATAGGATTGAAGAACCACTAGCTTTTACTAACATCTCCGCTTGTACCCAGTTACTAGCTGGTTTGCGGTTTGACCAAAGGTTGATCACAGAATTATTTCCGGAGGAAGTGATGCAAGAGTCTGTAATTTATCAGAAGATAATTCAAAAAGGACATCAACTGGGTTTACTTGAAGGAAAACGCGAAGGTTTACTCGAAGGAAAACGTGAAGGTTTACTCGAAGGAAAACAAGAGGAAGGTTACTCAATAGTTATACGTCAACTGACCCGTCGGTTTGGAAATGTTGACGACCAGCTACAACAGGGGATCCAAAAGCTTTCTGTTGCTCAATTGGAGGAGTTGAGCGAGGCGCTGTTGGATTTTGAGACCGTCACAGATGTAGCTGTGTGGTTGGCATCCCATCAGCAATAA
- a CDS encoding SDR family NAD(P)-dependent oxidoreductase, with protein MSNLHGAVVLITGAGGGFGQELTRQLLEAGSRLILTDLDETLLKERAEAIQRQVKTGDILALLGINLSERDGCETLYQQVKDLGIPIDILINNAGIGLFGRMDEVPAEKWERLMQVNLLAPMRLSSLFAADMIRRRQGHIVNISSAAGWIAPAGMAHYTASKFGLRGFSEGLLNEVKIYNVKVTAVYPFFSRTPILQSEQYGTLAKENQGLPDFIITDPAKVIGETIKAIIDNKPQIFPDRIAKSISVIKRFFPQLLNLIFNGFNRKPKADL; from the coding sequence ATGAGCAATCTCCATGGAGCTGTTGTACTGATAACCGGTGCTGGCGGTGGATTCGGTCAGGAACTGACTCGGCAATTATTAGAAGCTGGTAGCCGTTTGATCCTCACTGATCTTGATGAAACTCTTCTTAAAGAGCGTGCCGAGGCTATTCAACGGCAGGTTAAAACTGGGGATATACTTGCTCTTCTCGGGATTAATCTTTCTGAACGTGACGGATGCGAAACCCTTTATCAGCAGGTTAAAGACCTGGGAATACCAATCGATATTTTGATCAACAATGCTGGCATTGGGCTTTTTGGTCGCATGGACGAAGTGCCTGCGGAAAAATGGGAAAGGCTGATGCAGGTAAATCTGCTGGCACCAATGCGATTAAGTTCTCTATTTGCCGCCGATATGATTAGGCGTCGCCAAGGTCACATCGTTAATATTTCCTCTGCTGCTGGCTGGATAGCACCGGCGGGAATGGCCCATTATACTGCTAGTAAATTCGGCTTGCGAGGATTCAGCGAAGGGCTTTTAAATGAAGTTAAAATTTATAACGTCAAGGTTACAGCTGTTTATCCCTTTTTCAGCCGTACCCCCATTCTCCAGTCGGAACAGTATGGAACCCTTGCCAAAGAAAATCAGGGGTTGCCTGACTTTATAATAACTGATCCGGCTAAGGTCATCGGCGAAACGATTAAAGCAATCATTGATAATAAACCTCAGATTTTTCCTGATCGAATAGCAAAAAGTATCTCAGTTATTAAACGTTTTTTTCCCCAATTATTAAACTTGATTTTTAATGGGTTCAATCGGAAGCCAAAAGCCGATTTATAG